The following are from one region of the Pseudodesulfovibrio piezophilus C1TLV30 genome:
- a CDS encoding bifunctional folylpolyglutamate synthase/dihydrofolate synthase produces MTIFNTYDELEAYMERLGLFHMDLTLGRMEMFWNARGLPALPVIHVVGTNGKGSTSTFLGSIARAHGLKTGLFTSPHFVSPRERVQINRAMLSAEVWVELANEVLSTPGGDQLTYFEFQTSLAMLAFERERVDLAVMEAGLGGTFDATNVFVPAMTLLTPIGMDHEKILGPTLTDIARDKAGAIHPGGLAVTGIQEADAMIQLQDRAEAVAARLLYAVDMADPVDHTQLGMMGIHQTANARLALASWRWYAAGHGIRSVPEAEQLGLESAFLPGRMQQVEINGQTLILDGAHNWHALEALKSALAAEDIQPGAVIFACLEDKDIESMLDRIRSLTNGPIYVPSMHNERARDAGELAGLIGARAVAVDSMAHALQACHAVSEPVLVCGSLYLLAEFYTSHPEFLTP; encoded by the coding sequence GTGACGATATTCAATACATACGACGAACTTGAGGCGTACATGGAGAGGCTCGGTCTGTTTCATATGGACTTGACTCTGGGCCGCATGGAAATGTTTTGGAATGCGAGAGGGCTTCCTGCGTTGCCGGTTATTCATGTGGTCGGGACGAATGGCAAAGGGTCGACTTCCACTTTTCTGGGGTCCATAGCCAGAGCCCACGGGCTGAAGACCGGATTGTTCACGTCCCCCCACTTTGTTTCACCGCGTGAGCGGGTTCAAATCAATAGAGCCATGCTGTCTGCTGAAGTCTGGGTCGAACTTGCCAACGAGGTGCTCAGCACGCCCGGAGGTGACCAGTTGACATACTTCGAGTTCCAGACCAGCCTTGCCATGCTCGCTTTCGAAAGGGAGCGGGTCGATCTTGCCGTGATGGAAGCCGGATTGGGTGGTACCTTTGATGCGACCAATGTCTTTGTTCCGGCCATGACTCTCTTGACTCCCATTGGCATGGATCATGAGAAAATTCTGGGGCCGACCCTCACGGATATAGCTCGTGACAAGGCCGGGGCCATTCACCCCGGAGGGCTTGCCGTGACCGGGATTCAGGAGGCTGATGCCATGATCCAGCTTCAGGACAGGGCGGAAGCCGTGGCTGCCCGTCTCCTGTATGCTGTGGATATGGCTGACCCTGTTGATCATACCCAGTTGGGCATGATGGGGATACATCAGACTGCAAACGCACGGCTCGCTTTGGCCAGTTGGCGTTGGTATGCTGCCGGACACGGGATAAGAAGTGTACCGGAGGCCGAACAGCTCGGGTTGGAATCCGCCTTCCTGCCAGGGCGCATGCAGCAGGTGGAAATCAATGGTCAGACCCTGATACTGGACGGAGCGCATAACTGGCATGCCTTGGAAGCATTGAAGAGTGCACTTGCGGCAGAGGATATCCAGCCGGGAGCCGTGATCTTCGCCTGTCTTGAAGATAAGGATATCGAGTCCATGCTCGATCGGATCAGAAGTCTCACCAATGGTCCCATTTATGTTCCTTCGATGCACAACGAACGGGCCAGGGACGCGGGAGAACTGGCGGGCTTGATAGGGGCGAGAGCCGTGGCGGTTGACTCCATGGCGCACGCTCTCCAGGCCTGCCATGCGGTGTCAGAGCCTGTGCTGGTCTGCGGTTCCTTGTATTTGCTTGCGGAGTTTTATACTTCTCATCCAGAATTTCTTACCCCATAA
- the selA gene encoding L-seryl-tRNA(Sec) selenium transferase, translating into MSQLFRHLPAMDHILGVLTDDLDIASLPRPLIKEHAGAFLDICREEIRSGVITDQEHLALDILKPRLLAYVRAKSRPHFRRVLNATGVVVHTNLGRSLLAKTAIEAVVEACGHYSNCEFDLATGLRGSRYSHVEKILCDITGAEAALVVNNNAAAVFIMLETLAKGKEVIVSRGQLVEIGGSFRIPDVMTKSGAVLHEVGATNRAHVHDYENAINDETGALMRVHTSNFRVVGFTKEVTLQEMRALGDRYNLPVIEDLGSGTLYALEGEGLLGEPTVQQTVAQGADVVSFSGDKVLGGPQAGIIVGRKEYIDRIKKNPINRAMRIDKMTLAALEATLRLYLDMGEARKKVPTLKMITASQESLKSKARRLGDGLRSELGDLAQVSMRKGFSRVGGGAFPEYDLPGTMVTLHVEGLSAEALRTALLETNPPLVARIEDDLLVLDPRTLAQNELKLAASALGQAVTALNRKEMS; encoded by the coding sequence ATGAGCCAACTCTTTCGACATCTGCCAGCCATGGATCATATCCTCGGCGTTCTGACTGACGATCTGGATATTGCGTCTCTGCCTCGTCCTCTCATCAAGGAGCATGCCGGGGCATTTCTCGATATTTGTCGAGAGGAGATCCGCAGCGGGGTCATTACCGACCAAGAGCACCTTGCATTAGACATTCTCAAGCCTCGATTGCTTGCCTATGTCAGGGCCAAGTCCCGGCCTCACTTTCGCCGTGTACTCAATGCAACCGGAGTGGTCGTTCATACAAATCTCGGGCGTTCTCTTTTGGCGAAAACAGCCATTGAGGCCGTGGTCGAGGCGTGTGGGCATTATTCCAATTGCGAATTTGATCTTGCGACAGGGTTGCGGGGCAGTCGTTATTCCCATGTGGAAAAAATACTCTGTGACATAACGGGTGCTGAAGCTGCATTGGTGGTCAATAACAATGCTGCCGCTGTATTCATTATGCTTGAGACTCTGGCCAAGGGAAAAGAGGTCATCGTCTCCCGTGGACAATTGGTCGAGATTGGCGGCTCTTTCCGCATTCCAGATGTTATGACTAAATCCGGTGCGGTTTTGCACGAGGTCGGTGCCACCAATCGGGCACATGTCCATGATTACGAGAACGCCATCAATGATGAGACGGGGGCGTTGATGCGCGTCCACACATCGAATTTTCGGGTTGTCGGTTTCACAAAGGAAGTGACGTTGCAGGAAATGCGCGCACTTGGAGACAGGTATAATCTCCCGGTCATAGAAGACCTCGGGAGCGGAACTCTGTATGCTCTGGAAGGCGAGGGGTTGCTTGGTGAACCGACAGTCCAGCAAACAGTGGCCCAGGGGGCGGACGTCGTCTCTTTCTCCGGCGACAAAGTCTTGGGTGGTCCCCAAGCGGGTATCATTGTCGGGCGGAAGGAGTATATCGATCGGATCAAAAAGAATCCGATCAACCGTGCCATGCGTATCGACAAAATGACTCTGGCTGCGCTGGAGGCGACCTTGCGGTTGTATCTGGATATGGGCGAAGCGCGTAAAAAAGTACCGACACTGAAGATGATAACCGCTTCGCAAGAGTCGCTCAAAAGCAAGGCGCGTCGACTCGGTGACGGATTGCGAAGCGAACTGGGCGATCTGGCTCAGGTGTCCATGCGTAAAGGATTTTCCCGTGTGGGCGGAGGGGCATTTCCTGAATACGATCTACCCGGAACCATGGTGACGCTCCATGTCGAAGGCCTTTCGGCTGAGGCCTTACGCACGGCATTGCTTGAGACGAATCCACCGTTGGTGGCCCGTATTGAAGATGATCTGTTGGTGCTTGATCCTCGCACATTGGCTCAAAACGAACTCAAACTCGCGGCTTCAGCCCTTGGGCAGGCCGTGACAGCCCTGAATAGGAAGGAAATGTCATGA
- a CDS encoding aminopeptidase has product MSKKDSLEYEPKSAWDVYTSKKDIKAMDQLADRYVDFLSRCKTERLVMDYVREKVQKAGFVDDLKAPLAYRFNRNKTCFLARKGKRPLSEGFRLIGAHADCPRLDLKQRPFYEDLDIALAKTHYYGGIRKYQWLTIPLALHGTVVKKDGTVVTLCIGEDPGDPVFTVTDLLPHLAYKEVVKKVEDAFEAEKLNLIMGHSPVQTGKKDDDAIVAPVKRKMLELLNKKYGIDEADFLSAEVQAVPAGPARYVGLDEAVIGSYGQDDRSSVFCGLEALLEETQPEYAQIVLFWDKEEIGSDGATGAKSLFFEYCMEELLDAWEPGARLSGVMMNGSALSADVSAAMDPDYKDVYEPLNAARLGYGPCFNKFTGHRGKVGANDAHPDFIGWLRRIFDDAGIPWHMSELGKVDVGGGGTVAKFLAIYGMDVIDVGVPVLSMHSPFELAAKADIYACTLAFREFLKN; this is encoded by the coding sequence ATGAGTAAGAAAGATTCTCTTGAATATGAACCAAAATCCGCTTGGGATGTGTACACGTCCAAGAAGGATATCAAGGCCATGGACCAACTTGCTGACAGGTATGTTGATTTTCTGAGCCGATGCAAAACCGAGCGTCTCGTCATGGATTATGTCCGTGAAAAGGTTCAGAAAGCTGGTTTCGTGGATGATCTCAAAGCTCCATTGGCATACCGTTTCAACCGGAACAAGACGTGTTTTCTGGCTCGCAAGGGCAAACGGCCGTTAAGTGAGGGATTCCGTCTGATTGGTGCCCATGCCGATTGTCCCCGTCTCGATTTGAAACAACGCCCTTTCTATGAAGACTTGGATATAGCCCTTGCCAAGACCCACTATTATGGAGGGATTCGGAAGTACCAATGGTTGACGATTCCACTGGCTTTGCATGGGACGGTGGTCAAGAAAGATGGCACAGTGGTCACTCTCTGCATCGGAGAGGATCCGGGTGATCCTGTCTTTACCGTGACGGATCTGCTGCCGCACCTTGCATACAAGGAAGTGGTCAAGAAGGTTGAAGACGCTTTTGAAGCGGAGAAGCTCAACCTGATAATGGGACACTCTCCTGTCCAGACGGGCAAGAAGGATGATGACGCCATCGTGGCTCCGGTAAAGCGGAAGATGCTGGAGTTGCTCAATAAAAAATACGGCATTGATGAGGCCGATTTCCTGAGCGCGGAAGTGCAGGCGGTTCCGGCAGGCCCAGCCCGTTATGTGGGGTTGGACGAGGCTGTCATCGGCTCCTACGGGCAGGATGACCGATCCAGTGTTTTTTGCGGCCTGGAGGCTCTGCTGGAAGAGACTCAGCCGGAGTATGCGCAGATTGTTCTGTTTTGGGATAAGGAAGAAATCGGTTCAGACGGCGCGACCGGTGCCAAGTCCCTTTTCTTTGAATACTGCATGGAAGAGTTGCTTGATGCTTGGGAGCCGGGTGCCCGTTTGTCAGGTGTCATGATGAATGGGTCTGCCTTGTCCGCTGATGTTTCTGCCGCCATGGACCCTGATTACAAAGATGTTTATGAACCGCTCAATGCGGCACGTCTTGGTTATGGCCCATGTTTCAACAAGTTTACGGGCCACCGTGGAAAGGTCGGTGCCAATGATGCCCATCCTGACTTTATTGGTTGGCTCCGCCGAATTTTTGATGATGCGGGTATTCCCTGGCATATGTCTGAATTGGGCAAAGTTGATGTGGGCGGTGGTGGCACTGTGGCCAAATTCCTTGCCATCTATGGTATGGATGTCATTGATGTCGGTGTGCCGGTTTTGTCGATGCATTCCCCATTCGAGTTGGCAGCCAAAGCTGATATCTATGCCTGCACACTGGCTTTTAGGGAATTCTTGAAAAATTAG
- the selB gene encoding selenocysteine-specific translation elongation factor, translating to MPVIMGTAGHIDHGKTTLVKALTGIDCDRLSEEKKRGITIELGFAHMDLGDGNRLGIVDVPGHEKFVKNMVAGATGVDFVTLVIAADEGIMPQTREHLEICQLLGVTTGVVALTKADMVDAEWLEMVEEEVAQYLEPTFLGGSPIVQVSAHTGAGLDALKNAIRELIAEFKPRRRSDLFRLPVDRVFTMKGHGTVITGTMISGSLSVGEDILLYPQKTETKVRSLQSHGETVETAQAGRRTAVNLHGLEVDDIRRGDVLARPGTLFPSTVWDIELTVLKSSHIPLKHRREIHFHHGAREVLARIYLLDREELQPGETAVCQARFAAPLAGVYGDQIVLRSFSPLRAFAGGRIIGPVGHAVKRFSDAVESLKMLTSESPEEVAATQLELAGADGLTFSELLTMTNLESKALEKTLGVLNGQQKAILFDKDSRRYAGGVLAQDLSDELVRFLVDFHANDSMKPGILRGQLASSWGRDLPPKLFHFLLERLLKKGDVVAEQEVLRLKGHKVSLASDQEKVRETILAAYEQGGATPPNLKDVLKPLGMDFKQAAPVFRLLQDQGLLVRVKDDMYSYGPAVTVLKEKIVDFFATHQEMSAPDFKDMTGLSRKYLIPMLEYFDKEKLTVRVGDVRHFRKRS from the coding sequence ATGCCTGTTATCATGGGAACCGCGGGACATATCGACCACGGTAAAACGACTCTCGTCAAAGCGCTTACCGGGATTGATTGCGACCGACTCTCTGAAGAAAAAAAACGAGGCATTACCATAGAGCTGGGATTTGCCCACATGGATCTCGGAGATGGGAATCGGCTGGGTATCGTCGATGTTCCGGGGCATGAAAAATTTGTCAAAAACATGGTGGCCGGAGCCACTGGCGTGGATTTCGTTACTTTGGTTATCGCGGCAGACGAGGGGATCATGCCTCAAACGAGGGAACATCTGGAAATCTGTCAACTGCTTGGTGTGACGACAGGGGTCGTCGCTCTGACAAAAGCAGACATGGTGGATGCCGAGTGGTTGGAAATGGTGGAAGAAGAGGTGGCTCAATACCTTGAGCCGACTTTTTTGGGTGGATCGCCCATAGTGCAGGTCTCAGCCCACACCGGGGCAGGGCTGGATGCACTCAAGAATGCCATCCGTGAACTGATTGCCGAGTTCAAGCCAAGACGTCGTTCGGACCTTTTTCGTCTTCCGGTGGATCGTGTCTTCACGATGAAAGGACATGGGACGGTCATAACCGGAACGATGATATCCGGTTCTCTTTCCGTGGGAGAGGATATCCTCCTGTATCCTCAAAAGACTGAAACCAAAGTACGGAGCCTGCAATCTCATGGTGAAACCGTGGAGACCGCTCAGGCAGGGCGTCGAACTGCGGTCAATTTGCATGGCTTGGAGGTTGATGATATCCGGCGTGGCGATGTTCTTGCCCGTCCCGGCACCCTCTTTCCGTCCACTGTGTGGGACATTGAACTGACTGTCCTCAAATCATCGCATATTCCGCTTAAACATCGCCGGGAAATTCATTTTCACCATGGTGCACGAGAGGTGCTGGCCCGAATTTATCTATTGGATAGAGAGGAGCTTCAACCGGGGGAGACCGCTGTCTGCCAGGCTCGTTTCGCGGCCCCCCTTGCCGGTGTTTATGGTGATCAAATCGTCCTTCGCTCCTTTTCTCCCCTGCGGGCATTTGCCGGTGGTCGGATTATCGGTCCCGTGGGACATGCCGTCAAGCGGTTCTCCGACGCAGTGGAAAGTCTCAAAATGTTGACGAGCGAGAGCCCTGAAGAAGTCGCTGCGACGCAACTGGAGTTGGCCGGGGCCGACGGATTGACTTTCAGCGAGTTGCTGACGATGACCAATCTTGAATCAAAGGCATTGGAAAAGACTCTCGGTGTCCTCAACGGTCAACAAAAGGCCATCTTGTTCGATAAGGACTCGCGACGTTATGCGGGTGGGGTTCTGGCTCAGGACCTGAGTGATGAGCTGGTGCGTTTCCTGGTTGATTTTCACGCCAATGATTCCATGAAGCCGGGAATTCTGCGCGGCCAACTCGCCTCATCCTGGGGACGGGACCTGCCTCCCAAGCTTTTTCACTTTCTGCTTGAACGGCTACTCAAGAAGGGGGATGTGGTCGCGGAGCAGGAGGTTCTTCGACTCAAAGGGCACAAGGTTTCCCTCGCATCGGATCAGGAAAAGGTCCGTGAAACCATTCTCGCCGCATATGAGCAGGGAGGGGCGACACCGCCGAATCTGAAAGACGTGCTGAAGCCGCTGGGTATGGATTTCAAACAGGCTGCGCCGGTTTTTCGGTTGCTTCAGGACCAGGGGCTGTTGGTTCGCGTTAAGGATGACATGTATTCTTACGGCCCGGCAGTGACTGTGCTCAAGGAAAAGATTGTCGATTTTTTTGCAACGCATCAGGAAATGTCTGCCCCGGACTTTAAAGATATGACCGGTCTGTCGCGGAAATATCTAATCCCCATGCTCGAATATTTTGACAAGGAAAAATTGACGGTCCGAGTCGGAGACGTCAGGCATTTTCGCAAACGGTCTTGA
- a CDS encoding lipid-binding SYLF domain-containing protein, translating into MKRMCISSPLGVLCSLLLLCSFSTLAVGCAGKFVGLKAVAAGQALVDSATETVRGELEGEQKELIAALVAKAKGIVILPEWGSVSFLYSLGGGNAVMLVRSEQGWRGPLFFAKGAGGLGLQAGITKTSGIIFYMNEEDVHYVLETGATLQGQASVILIDKEYQFNRTPEFFESGEVVFVGETQGMYAGVSLSGGGLSTRQDLNAAYHGVEDGNPEAILFGTSVLPEGARTLLDLLGTAESSVLREDDSIKTKKDETEVSSLTGSLGVSDGT; encoded by the coding sequence ATGAAGCGTATGTGTATATCTTCTCCTCTTGGAGTGTTGTGCTCTCTTCTTCTGCTTTGTTCGTTTTCGACTCTCGCGGTCGGGTGTGCGGGGAAATTCGTTGGGCTGAAAGCGGTCGCCGCTGGGCAGGCCTTGGTCGATTCTGCCACGGAAACCGTACGAGGAGAGCTTGAGGGCGAACAAAAAGAGCTGATTGCCGCCCTTGTCGCAAAAGCCAAAGGCATTGTGATTCTGCCTGAGTGGGGAAGCGTCAGCTTTTTGTACTCATTGGGTGGCGGCAACGCTGTCATGCTGGTTCGGTCTGAGCAGGGCTGGAGAGGGCCGCTCTTTTTTGCCAAAGGGGCTGGCGGTCTTGGGCTTCAAGCTGGGATAACCAAAACATCCGGCATCATTTTTTATATGAATGAAGAGGATGTGCACTATGTCCTTGAAACCGGGGCTACTTTGCAGGGGCAGGCTTCGGTCATATTGATTGATAAGGAATACCAATTCAATCGGACTCCGGAATTTTTCGAAAGTGGCGAGGTTGTTTTCGTCGGAGAGACTCAAGGTATGTATGCCGGAGTCAGTCTGTCCGGTGGTGGCTTGTCAACTCGCCAAGACCTCAACGCAGCCTACCATGGAGTGGAAGATGGGAATCCCGAAGCAATTCTCTTCGGCACCAGTGTGCTCCCTGAAGGTGCGCGCACGCTCCTTGATCTGCTTGGCACGGCTGAATCTTCTGTATTGCGTGAGGATGATTCGATAAAAACGAAAAAGGACGAAACCGAAGTTTCGTCCTTGACGGGATCACTTGGGGTGAGTGATGGGACTTGA
- the murA gene encoding UDP-N-acetylglucosamine 1-carboxyvinyltransferase: MDKLIIEGGIPLHGKIQVSGAKNAALPILMACLLAEGTVRLSNVPRLADIHTSLKLLNILGCETSFDVNEVTSTCTGLKPEAPYELVKTMRASVLCLGPLLAHLGEAKVALPGGCAIGARPVDLHLRGMERMGATFEITEGFINGRCPGGLKGAHISLDFPTVGGTENLIMAACLADGTTTLENAAREPEVVDLANFLNAMGAKISGQGTSVITIEGVTALKGCEYRVMPDRIEAGTYMVAAAITGGELEIQDCPYLDLDAVNSKLREMGVLVQEKDGYVLVRRENGLLTNVDVTTLPHPGFPTDMQAQLMALMCFGQGTGTIEEKIFENRFMHVLELVRLGADVRLKGRTAMVKGVGKLMGAPVMASDLRASASLVLAGLAASGSTTVERIYHLDRGYENIEEKLSGVGARIRRVNG, translated from the coding sequence ATGGATAAACTTATTATTGAAGGTGGCATCCCATTACATGGGAAAATTCAGGTCAGTGGCGCGAAAAATGCGGCTCTTCCCATTTTGATGGCCTGTCTTTTGGCAGAGGGAACGGTGCGTCTGAGCAATGTTCCCCGCTTGGCTGACATTCATACTTCTTTGAAATTATTAAATATACTTGGATGTGAAACGAGCTTTGATGTCAATGAAGTGACATCGACCTGTACTGGGCTAAAGCCTGAAGCTCCTTATGAGCTGGTCAAGACCATGCGTGCATCGGTCTTGTGCCTTGGTCCTTTGCTTGCTCATCTGGGTGAGGCGAAAGTCGCCCTACCCGGAGGGTGCGCCATCGGCGCGCGGCCTGTGGATTTGCATCTGCGTGGTATGGAACGGATGGGAGCGACTTTTGAGATTACCGAGGGGTTCATCAACGGCCGGTGCCCCGGAGGTCTCAAGGGTGCTCATATTTCCCTCGATTTTCCCACGGTAGGTGGAACGGAAAATCTGATCATGGCCGCATGCCTGGCTGATGGGACCACCACACTGGAAAATGCCGCAAGGGAACCGGAAGTCGTTGATCTCGCCAATTTCCTTAATGCAATGGGTGCCAAAATATCCGGTCAGGGGACCAGCGTGATAACGATTGAAGGGGTGACTGCTCTGAAAGGGTGCGAGTATCGCGTTATGCCGGATCGGATTGAGGCTGGTACCTATATGGTCGCTGCGGCTATTACCGGTGGTGAGTTGGAGATTCAGGACTGCCCATACCTTGACCTCGATGCCGTGAATTCCAAATTGCGTGAAATGGGTGTCCTGGTTCAGGAAAAAGATGGGTATGTTCTGGTTCGCAGAGAGAATGGATTGCTGACCAACGTCGATGTGACAACTTTGCCGCATCCCGGTTTTCCGACAGATATGCAGGCCCAACTCATGGCCTTGATGTGTTTTGGGCAGGGCACGGGGACTATTGAAGAAAAGATTTTCGAAAATAGATTCATGCATGTGCTGGAATTGGTTCGTCTCGGTGCGGATGTCCGTCTCAAAGGGCGGACTGCGATGGTTAAGGGAGTGGGTAAGCTCATGGGAGCGCCGGTCATGGCCTCAGACCTCCGGGCCAGTGCCTCGCTTGTTCTGGCGGGACTGGCAGCGAGTGGCAGCACGACAGTGGAACGAATTTATCATCTTGACCGTGGGTATGAGAATATCGAGGAAAAGCTTTCCGGTGTGGGAGCCAGGATCAGGCGTGTCAATGGCTAG
- a CDS encoding rubredoxin, producing the protein MDKWECPCGYVYDPAEGDPENNIEIGTSFEDLPDDWVCPQCGAEKEYFEKV; encoded by the coding sequence ATGGATAAATGGGAATGCCCTTGCGGTTACGTGTATGACCCTGCTGAAGGTGATCCGGAAAATAATATTGAGATAGGGACCAGCTTTGAGGATTTGCCTGATGATTGGGTGTGCCCTCAGTGCGGTGCGGAAAAGGAATATTTCGAGAAAGTGTAA
- a CDS encoding TylF/MycF/NovP-related O-methyltransferase produces the protein MHSAHEHPRQNITIVGTNDPQPLENCYYTCLRRRMIEEQEYEYPLLEYDYRDRRILYEYSHKTIVRNAPIDFFEFGVFEGNSFRQWMQVNTHADSRFYGFDSFEGLPEQWHAGGMEKGHFSTQGQTPSISDSRGQFIKGYFNQSLIPFLHHYERKNRMVIHVDADLCSSSLYVLMTMDPFIKRGTLIVFDDFGPADEYAAFYHYTCACSRQWKIVAARGDHHKLAVVITQ, from the coding sequence ATGCACAGTGCGCACGAGCACCCCAGGCAGAATATCACCATTGTAGGCACCAATGATCCACAGCCCCTGGAGAACTGTTATTATACCTGCCTTCGCCGCAGAATGATCGAGGAACAGGAATACGAATACCCTCTCCTGGAATATGATTACCGTGACCGAAGAATTCTTTACGAATACAGCCACAAAACCATTGTCCGCAATGCTCCTATCGATTTTTTCGAATTCGGTGTTTTTGAAGGCAATAGCTTTCGCCAATGGATGCAGGTCAACACCCACGCGGATTCACGATTTTACGGGTTTGACAGTTTCGAAGGACTCCCGGAACAGTGGCACGCAGGGGGGATGGAGAAAGGCCACTTTTCCACACAAGGTCAGACTCCCAGTATTTCGGACTCGCGAGGCCAGTTTATCAAAGGATATTTCAATCAATCCCTCATCCCATTCCTCCACCATTATGAACGAAAGAATAGAATGGTCATCCATGTCGATGCCGATCTCTGTTCTTCAAGTCTCTATGTGCTGATGACCATGGACCCCTTTATCAAACGAGGAACATTAATCGTCTTTGATGATTTCGGTCCTGCCGATGAATATGCCGCATTCTACCATTATACATGCGCATGCTCCCGACAATGGAAGATAGTGGCAGCCCGAGGGGACCACCACAAACTCGCCGTGGTGATCACCCAATAA
- a CDS encoding CPBP family intramembrane glutamic endopeptidase → MCTALKKNSQLVPIIWFLALTFGMTYAVEISLICNGVRFDNDFIQLSPTIALLAVMWIPGVSALFVTTVIEHTPLGSIAEALWLKVTSIAPYVVTLFLIPVVFAAMYGLSWALGLTAPDISMSGLTEATGSSESITVSTLFEVMLPMSIIIGPFINFTFGLGEEIGWRGFLLPRLMGLGRIKAHFCLGIIWGLWHAPLIWAGFNYPGFPVTGIFLMCLLCIAFGLFLNEMTLHYKSTLLAAFIHAAANAQGYGIWGWLFPDTSPLLGGGSGLTGVLIWSITGLMTFFFLSRFSSPKA, encoded by the coding sequence ATGTGCACCGCGCTGAAAAAAAATTCACAACTGGTTCCGATCATATGGTTTCTTGCCCTGACATTTGGCATGACCTACGCCGTGGAGATTTCCCTCATCTGCAACGGGGTTCGGTTTGACAATGACTTCATACAACTGTCGCCGACCATTGCCCTGCTTGCAGTCATGTGGATTCCTGGAGTCTCTGCACTCTTTGTAACCACGGTCATCGAGCACACGCCCCTGGGTTCAATCGCCGAAGCTTTGTGGCTCAAAGTCACCTCAATAGCACCATACGTGGTGACGCTATTCCTGATCCCTGTTGTTTTTGCTGCCATGTATGGATTGAGTTGGGCATTGGGACTGACAGCACCGGACATAAGCATGAGCGGCCTGACAGAAGCCACAGGCAGTTCTGAATCAATAACTGTTTCAACGCTTTTTGAAGTCATGCTGCCCATGTCTATCATTATCGGCCCTTTCATTAATTTCACTTTCGGCCTCGGAGAAGAAATTGGATGGCGGGGTTTTCTGCTCCCCCGACTCATGGGGCTTGGGCGGATCAAGGCGCACTTCTGTCTGGGGATCATATGGGGTCTATGGCATGCCCCGCTCATATGGGCGGGCTTCAACTATCCCGGATTTCCAGTGACCGGAATATTCCTGATGTGCCTGCTGTGCATAGCCTTCGGACTGTTCCTCAACGAGATGACTCTTCATTACAAATCCACCCTACTGGCTGCCTTTATCCATGCAGCAGCCAATGCCCAGGGATATGGGATCTGGGGATGGCTGTTTCCGGACACCTCTCCACTCCTTGGTGGAGGGAGCGGTCTGACCGGAGTTTTGATATGGAGCATCACCGGATTGATGACATTTTTTTTCCTCTCCAGATTTTCCAGCCCAAAAGCGTAA